In the Flavobacterium sp. 90 genome, ATTTTTGAAGCTTGAGCTAATCCCAATAATCTTGGCATTTGTCCGGCTGTTGGAGATATATCTGCGCTTGAATTTTTTTGTTTTGTTAAGTCTTTCCAAGATCCGTCTTCGTTTAAACTGTGCGTTACAAAGTGTCCGCCCATTTGTCTTCCTGCAGACATTGGATCAAAATCTAAATCGGTATGACCGTATAAACCTGCGAAAAATTGCTTTGGAGTCAGCTCGCCAATTGCCATCATAAAAGTCTGATCGCGATAGTATCCGGAACGGAAATCTCCGTTTTTAAAAGCTTTTGCCATAGCAAGCTGTGGCACTTCTTTTCCGTCTCCAAATATTCCAAATTTGGCTTTACCAGTTAATACTTCTTTACGACCTAAAAGACTACATTCGCGGCTGGTTACTGCAATTCTATAGTCGTTCAATACCTCAGTTTTGAAATCTTCAAATGTTAATGTAGTATTGCTTTTTTCTTTTATCATAATCTTGGAGAGTCATGTTTACTCTGCGAAATTACTTAAAAACAATCAATAATCATAATTCTTTAAAATAAATATAATTCAATTATTTGTATTTAAAACCAAAAAACTACGTACTTTTTTTGTGGTATTTTTATGTAAAATTTGTTTTTTGTGATAATAATGCAGGTTTTTATTTAAAATTCATTCGATTAGAACCATTTTCTAGTGAAAAGATTGACTAATGTTTTTGGGGATAAAGTCATTACAAATCGTATTTTTTGGTCATAATTTTTTTGAGAAACCTCCCATCCATTATTTGAATAAACCGGAAAATAGATCTCAAAATAGTCCGGAACCAGATTTAACCGTATACCGCTATCATAAACAAAGTCTGCACTTTGATGTTTACTTTTCATAAAACCAAGATCTCCGTACATTTCAATCCAGTTCCAAATCGAATAACTGGCATTTAGAGTTGTCATCCATTGATTTGCGTATGCTGGTTCTATTTTTGATTTAAAACCTCCTTCGGCCATTACAAATTGCTGACTAAAGAATCCCGTACTTTCAGATCTTCCATAAAAATTATAATCAAAAAGATAATCCGTTGGACGATCTAAACCAAAACTAAAATAATCTGAATTTGTAGAGTTATATATAAAAGCTCCGGCGTACATTCTTAAATTTAATTTATGATTGTTTTCGAATAACCTTCTATATTCAACTTCTCCCGCAATTTTTCCGAAATCTCCTGAAAATTGGAGATCATTCATATAATTGAAATGGTTTATCAACTCAGTTTTTGTATTTGAATAACGTGCATTGAAAACCGAATAATTTGGTTTTGAATTGTCAGTTATATACTTGCTTGCTTCACGATTTACAATTACCTGACGAAACAGTATTAACTGTTTTCTATTGTCTCTAAAATTTTCTTCACGGATTCTAAACTGAACCATCGGATTTAATCTGAAATATGCAGCGTCAGGAGCGTAGTGATAATAATTTTGACTAATTGAATATCGTACATTATATAAGGTACTATTTCTATAATATTCGCTCCATGAAAATGCCGAAGAACCGGAAATTGTCCCTGCATTTATAGAATAAGCAGGATTAATGTCAAAAGTAAACGGTTTGTCAAGAATAGTTTTGTTATGAAAACGAACTCCTGGCGTCAAACCATCGTATAAATTATAAGTAAGCGTTGGGATGTATAAAATCTGATTGTAATAGGGATCTTCAAGATCTTTTGCAAAATTAAATTTTATAGGACGATTTACTATTACAACACTTTTAAGAGATTTCCAATTGTTTCTTTGATTGTATTCCGGAACCTCATTGTCGTAATTCAGAACCAGTTTGTCTGCATTTTTTCGGGCAAATTCATAAATCGAATCATTATTCCTTGGTTCAATCCATTGCTTGAATACTACTTCATTTTTCTTAATTCCATAAACTGGAATTGGGACAAAGTTATCTGTCTTATTTTTTATTTTAAATTGAACACTGTCTTTAGTTCTCGAAACATTCGTAAACTTATAATCAATAATATCACGCGAATCTATAATGGTGTTGAAAAACCATTTGATATTTTTTGGACTGTTTTTCGTTAATATTTTTTCGAAATCATAGCGATTCGTTTGTTCTTTTTTGTTCAGATTATAAAATTCCTGAACACTTTCAGGAACGATATTATGATTTAGATAATCATCTAAATAACTCAGACTTAAACCTGCGCGATATTTGCTCGCAATTTGTTCATTGAATTTTATTAAAGTATTTTTTGGGTCGCCAAGTGGCTGATCGAGATTTTTTCTCGCCATTAACATATAATAATAGCTGTATTGCTCGTTGAAAGTCAGATTTGTAATGTTATAACTTTTAAACAGTTTCATGTCCGAAAGTCGTCCAAGCATTTTTTGATCCAGGTGATTTTGCTCCATGTATTTCATCATGGCATAAATCTGAATTCCGTCATAAACCCAATTGTCTTTTCTGGGATCGAGGTGCAAACTATTTTTTAAATAATT is a window encoding:
- a CDS encoding aminopeptidase produces the protein MEVAVNLELKTLNVKQDITYYNTSKDTLNTIVLNDWNNAFSDKNTPLAKRFSDEFYRGFHLAKPAERGNTTILNLSDSDNMAFEWVRTDKNPDYIIVKLNRKLYPGEKIDLHLTYISKIPSDKFTRYGFTQNGGMILKNWFLSPARFENHSFTKNNNFNLDDIANASTDYQIEIKLPASYSITTDLNSVSKDITNPSFSTYLFSGNNRTDFNFYIEKQNTFKSYDNSLVEVLSDLKTKKLDEIQKAIIIDRVATFANNFIGKYPHEKILISQVDYDRNPFYGLNQLPSFISPFSDDFIFEITFLKTYLNNYLKNSLHLDPRKDNWVYDGIQIYAMMKYMEQNHLDQKMLGRLSDMKLFKSYNITNLTFNEQYSYYYMLMARKNLDQPLGDPKNTLIKFNEQIASKYRAGLSLSYLDDYLNHNIVPESVQEFYNLNKKEQTNRYDFEKILTKNSPKNIKWFFNTIIDSRDIIDYKFTNVSRTKDSVQFKIKNKTDNFVPIPVYGIKKNEVVFKQWIEPRNNDSIYEFARKNADKLVLNYDNEVPEYNQRNNWKSLKSVVIVNRPIKFNFAKDLEDPYYNQILYIPTLTYNLYDGLTPGVRFHNKTILDKPFTFDINPAYSINAGTISGSSAFSWSEYYRNSTLYNVRYSISQNYYHYAPDAAYFRLNPMVQFRIREENFRDNRKQLILFRQVIVNREASKYITDNSKPNYSVFNARYSNTKTELINHFNYMNDLQFSGDFGKIAGEVEYRRLFENNHKLNLRMYAGAFIYNSTNSDYFSFGLDRPTDYLFDYNFYGRSESTGFFSQQFVMAEGGFKSKIEPAYANQWMTTLNASYSIWNWIEMYGDLGFMKSKHQSADFVYDSGIRLNLVPDYFEIYFPVYSNNGWEVSQKNYDQKIRFVMTLSPKTLVNLFTRKWF